Proteins found in one Corynebacterium sanguinis genomic segment:
- a CDS encoding galactokinase family protein encodes MAVWSDQSPSSVERAAQLHESATGATAKHVASAPATWVLIGENVDHFGGVTVVGLSHQSVSAAVSPRSDGVLGVTVDAAGGFSMATQVPFASLLDAPLPDASASLEARALRRIAGLIQAMGARQILSRDITGLDISIASDITAGGGLGALYAGDAALALALADLAGTAELDEAPTRARLAEICSAAASANSSLSILRARHTAALRGAGDTVSVIDYADGSVTHAPHPSRLGVRIFSVARSLGTPHVEQAQRITARREFIDEACTNFGITSLRQLPGAAERVVEWVQARRDVAGVDTAPDPQTAREWVRYCETETLRSLAAVKALRSRRTDELFTLLNSPSEAHDIVTPDDLVALAHARGAVSARPAAAGMSQAVIAFVPLVKAQEFLSAMGADHEVVEILPGAVASVDKL; translated from the coding sequence ATGGCCGTGTGGTCCGACCAGTCCCCGTCTAGCGTTGAGCGCGCCGCGCAGCTGCACGAGTCGGCGACGGGTGCTACGGCCAAGCACGTGGCGTCCGCTCCGGCAACGTGGGTGCTGATCGGTGAAAACGTCGATCACTTCGGGGGCGTGACCGTGGTGGGTTTGTCGCATCAGAGTGTCTCGGCGGCCGTGTCGCCGCGCAGCGACGGCGTTCTCGGCGTCACCGTGGATGCTGCCGGCGGCTTTTCCATGGCAACGCAGGTCCCGTTCGCCTCGCTTCTCGACGCCCCCCTGCCCGACGCCTCCGCCTCCCTCGAGGCCCGCGCGTTGCGGCGCATCGCCGGGCTTATCCAGGCCATGGGCGCGCGCCAGATCCTCTCGCGCGACATCACCGGCCTAGACATCTCGATCGCCTCCGACATCACCGCCGGCGGCGGCCTCGGCGCGCTCTACGCGGGAGACGCGGCGCTCGCCCTGGCGCTGGCCGACCTCGCGGGCACCGCCGAGCTCGACGAGGCCCCCACCCGCGCACGCCTCGCCGAGATCTGCTCGGCGGCCGCATCCGCGAACTCCTCCCTGTCCATCCTGCGCGCCCGCCACACAGCCGCGCTGCGCGGCGCAGGCGACACGGTCTCCGTAATTGATTACGCCGACGGCTCCGTCACCCACGCCCCGCACCCGAGCCGACTGGGCGTGCGCATCTTCTCCGTCGCGCGCTCCCTGGGCACCCCGCACGTTGAGCAGGCGCAGCGTATCACCGCCCGCCGCGAATTCATCGACGAGGCCTGCACCAACTTCGGCATCACCTCGCTGCGCCAGCTTCCCGGCGCGGCCGAACGCGTTGTGGAGTGGGTCCAGGCGCGCCGCGATGTCGCCGGCGTTGACACCGCCCCGGACCCGCAGACGGCGCGCGAGTGGGTGCGCTACTGCGAGACGGAGACGCTGCGCTCTCTGGCCGCGGTGAAGGCGCTGCGTTCGCGCCGCACCGACGAGCTGTTTACCCTGCTTAACTCCCCGTCGGAGGCCCACGACATTGTCACCCCCGACGACCTGGTGGCATTAGCCCACGCCCGCGGCGCGGTGTCCGCGCGCCCGGCGGCGGCTGGGATGTCGCAGGCCGTGATCGCGTTCGTTCCGCTGGTCAAAGCGCAAGAGTTTCTCTCTGCAATGGGCGCGGACCACGAGGTTGTGGAGATTTTACCGGGCGCTGTGGCGAGCGTCGATAAGCTTTAG
- a CDS encoding CYTH and CHAD domain-containing protein translates to MSEKTGNAESDVETFLEVEVKLAVDETTGIPDLTQLPGVDEILSTEEHNLTAIYYDTDDLRLTRAKITLRRRTGGDDDGWHLKLPAGSARTEMRAELGNPSEIPAELTDNVRAIVRNAQLSPIAQVDNRRVVISLGSPTGEKVAEFCDDHVTAWSLLPGGERSSWREWEVELGAFTAGTEAGAELIHQATSFLISSGARKSSSPSKLFTALGDSLHSAPLPPHMTETGLDPQSPEGAVVEALRGHRDSIVSWDPRVRADEWDSVHQMRVSTREMRSLLETFEGILEGEQLGHLETELKDTAATLGVARDAEVVEERFIELLDSDESGLIDDAAAEHIRDDMRADYEAAHEEIVGMLNSERFLTLLDDIDALLANPPVSSEIAAEIEGDKGKDSGRNDKSTKGASKAILYDHLAEGFKKVTKRDAKVQKYYHDTDLPLHDREEYVHDVRKAAKKLRYAAVAAQGAGVKSERLAKACKALQSLLGDFQDAVTSRDRIQRLAEEARGRGEDTFAYGMLYQRELARGEEALEGYEAAIREVKKAFSKIKV, encoded by the coding sequence ATGTCTGAGAAAACAGGCAACGCGGAATCTGACGTAGAGACTTTCCTCGAAGTGGAGGTCAAGCTAGCGGTCGACGAGACCACCGGCATTCCCGACCTGACACAACTGCCGGGGGTGGATGAGATCTTGTCCACCGAGGAGCACAACCTGACCGCGATTTACTACGACACGGACGATCTGCGCCTGACGCGGGCGAAGATCACTCTGCGCCGCCGCACGGGCGGCGACGACGACGGCTGGCACCTGAAGCTTCCGGCCGGCTCCGCCCGCACCGAGATGCGCGCCGAATTGGGTAACCCCTCCGAAATTCCGGCGGAGCTGACCGACAACGTCCGCGCCATCGTGCGCAACGCCCAACTCTCACCTATTGCCCAGGTGGATAACCGCCGCGTCGTCATCTCGCTCGGATCCCCGACGGGTGAGAAAGTCGCCGAGTTTTGCGACGACCACGTCACCGCGTGGTCGCTCCTGCCAGGCGGCGAGCGCTCGTCGTGGCGCGAATGGGAAGTCGAACTCGGGGCGTTCACCGCCGGCACCGAGGCCGGTGCCGAGCTGATCCACCAAGCGACTAGCTTTTTGATCTCCTCCGGCGCGCGCAAGTCCTCCTCGCCCTCGAAGCTGTTTACCGCTCTCGGCGACTCGTTGCACTCCGCTCCCCTGCCGCCGCACATGACAGAGACGGGGCTCGACCCTCAGTCCCCGGAGGGCGCTGTGGTCGAAGCGCTGCGTGGCCACCGTGACTCCATCGTGAGCTGGGACCCGCGCGTGCGTGCCGACGAGTGGGACTCGGTGCACCAGATGCGCGTGTCCACGCGTGAGATGCGTTCGCTTTTGGAAACCTTCGAGGGAATCTTGGAAGGCGAGCAACTCGGACACCTCGAGACCGAGCTGAAAGACACCGCCGCAACCTTGGGTGTCGCGCGCGACGCGGAGGTTGTGGAGGAGCGCTTCATCGAGCTGCTCGACTCCGACGAGTCCGGGCTTATCGACGACGCCGCGGCAGAACACATCCGCGACGACATGCGCGCCGACTACGAGGCCGCGCACGAGGAGATCGTCGGCATGCTCAACTCCGAGCGCTTCTTGACGCTTCTCGACGACATCGACGCCCTGCTGGCCAACCCGCCGGTCAGCTCCGAGATCGCCGCCGAGATCGAGGGCGACAAGGGTAAGGACTCGGGCAGAAACGACAAGTCGACCAAGGGCGCGTCTAAGGCAATCCTTTACGACCACCTCGCCGAGGGCTTCAAGAAAGTTACCAAGCGTGACGCGAAGGTGCAGAAGTACTACCATGACACCGATTTGCCGCTGCACGACCGCGAGGAGTACGTCCACGACGTGCGCAAGGCAGCCAAGAAACTTCGGTATGCGGCTGTGGCCGCCCAGGGTGCGGGCGTGAAATCGGAGCGCCTCGCCAAGGCCTGCAAAGCGCTGCAGTCGCTGCTCGGCGACTTCCAGGACGCGGTGACCTCGCGCGATCGCATCCAGCGCCTCGCCGAAGAGGCTCGGGGCCGCGGCGAGGACACCTTCGCCTACGGCATGCTGTACCAGCGCGAGCTGGCCCGTGGTGAGGAGGCGCTCGAGGGCTACGAGGCCGCGATCCGCGAGGTGAAGAAAGCCTTTTCCAAGATCAAGGTGTAA
- the glnA gene encoding type I glutamate--ammonia ligase, with the protein MNSQQENVLQKVDEQDISFIRLWFTDILGSLKTIMMSPAELEAAFDEGVGFDGSSIEGFSRISESDTLLRPDPSTYQALPFDEEVGLQTARMFCDITMPDGEPLFADPRQVLRRQIQEARDAGFEFMASPEIEFYAVKPVQPGEMPRPADYGGYFDQAKRNVAPKFRRMSISALEYMGIVTEFSHHEASPGQQEIDLRHTNALTMADNIVTFRYIVKTIAEANGIHATFMPKPFADRDGSAMHTHFSLFEGETNAFHDPDDEFSLSKTGRQFIAGIIEHANEISAVTNQWVNSYKRLQFGSEAPTAATWGVSNRSAMVRVPTYRLHKADSRRIEVRSLDSACNPYLAFAAVLAAGLKGINEGYELDEPARDDVFSLTRRERRAMGYRDLPNSLDQALRHMEKSEFMAEVLGEQVYEFFLRSKWDEWHNYTSQITRWEIDNHLDL; encoded by the coding sequence ATGAACAGCCAACAGGAAAACGTGCTTCAAAAGGTCGATGAACAGGACATTTCGTTTATCCGGCTGTGGTTTACGGATATTTTGGGCTCTCTGAAGACGATTATGATGTCGCCAGCGGAGCTTGAGGCGGCCTTCGATGAGGGCGTCGGCTTCGACGGCTCCTCCATTGAAGGGTTTTCGCGGATCTCCGAATCCGATACGCTGTTGCGCCCCGACCCGTCGACCTACCAGGCGCTGCCCTTCGACGAGGAAGTTGGCCTGCAAACGGCCCGGATGTTCTGCGACATCACCATGCCCGACGGTGAGCCGCTGTTCGCGGATCCGCGCCAGGTTTTGCGCCGGCAAATCCAGGAGGCGCGCGACGCCGGCTTCGAGTTTATGGCCAGCCCCGAAATTGAGTTCTACGCGGTCAAGCCGGTGCAGCCCGGAGAGATGCCGCGCCCGGCGGACTACGGTGGTTACTTCGATCAGGCCAAGCGCAACGTGGCACCGAAGTTTCGCCGCATGTCCATCTCCGCGCTCGAGTACATGGGTATTGTCACCGAGTTCTCCCACCATGAGGCCTCGCCGGGGCAGCAGGAGATCGACCTGCGCCACACCAACGCCCTGACGATGGCGGACAACATTGTCACCTTCCGCTACATCGTCAAAACCATCGCGGAGGCCAACGGCATCCACGCGACGTTCATGCCCAAGCCGTTCGCGGATAGGGACGGCTCCGCGATGCACACCCATTTCTCGCTGTTCGAGGGCGAAACCAACGCGTTCCACGACCCCGACGATGAGTTTTCCCTGTCCAAGACGGGCCGCCAGTTCATCGCCGGCATCATCGAGCACGCCAACGAAATCTCGGCAGTGACCAACCAGTGGGTCAATTCCTACAAGCGCCTGCAGTTCGGCTCCGAGGCGCCCACCGCCGCGACGTGGGGCGTGTCCAACCGCTCAGCGATGGTGCGCGTTCCCACCTACCGGCTGCACAAGGCGGATTCGCGCCGCATCGAGGTGCGGTCGCTCGACTCCGCCTGCAACCCTTACCTCGCGTTCGCCGCGGTGCTCGCCGCGGGCTTGAAGGGAATCAACGAGGGCTACGAGCTCGATGAGCCAGCGCGTGACGACGTCTTCTCCTTGACGCGCCGGGAGCGCCGCGCGATGGGCTACCGGGATCTGCCGAACTCGCTGGACCAGGCGCTGCGGCACATGGAGAAGTCGGAGTTCATGGCCGAGGTGCTCGGTGAGCAGGTCTACGAGTTCTTCCTGCGCTCGAAGTGGGACGAGTGGCACAACTACACCTCCCAGATCACCCGCTGGGAGATCGACAACCACCTAGACCTCTGA
- a CDS encoding bifunctional [glutamine synthetase] adenylyltransferase/[glutamine synthetase]-adenylyl-L-tyrosine phosphorylase, with the protein MGVVEDLGFSGDDLVAMRSAVAGAADPELAAHTLSRLAEALGDDVADLRSSLSSNTVLRTRLFALLGGSTALGDHLVAHPEQWRLLEKTLPEPDEVMRTMLDAVEAVPEPGSTANEARTAAGTYRAGETYFDGTNARNALRYAYRTLIMRFAAADLAGTFASTNRGGDAQPMMGYRAITHMLTVCADAALTAALAVAMRVVFNDDEADCSLAVLAMGKCGAGELNYISDVDVIFVAEPANANATKLASEFIKLGSACFFDVDANLRPEGKSGALVRTLDSHLAYYKRWAETWEFQALLKARPMTGDIELGQHYVDALAPLVWEASQRESFVDDIQAMRRRVLENVPKDMRLRELKLGHGGLRDVEFAVQLLQLVHGRFDETLRNPNTVVALEALTKGGYIGREDARQLIDAYGFLRLLEHRLQLHRFKRTHTLPANDDDAARRWLARSAGFTPYRQKSAVERMDEKLRTVRKSVSQLHERLFYRPLLSAVVDLSVGEATLSADTVKAQLKALGYRHPARAYEHLSALVKGSSRKAKLQAILLPTLMKWLGDTADPGAGLLNYRKLSEAAEDKSWFLRMLRDEGVVGQRLMHILGTSPYIADLIIASPDVVQLLGDGASGPKLLDVAPDQVYKAILAATKRHEDPVRAVGIARSLRRADLARIAAADLLGFMDVRQVCIELTWVWEAVLEAALRAEIRADLQASGKQDPPARIAVIGMGRLGGAELGYGSDADVMIVAEPADGVEESEAVAWAVRIIDQMRTRLSTPSGDPPLEVDLGLRPEGRSGAVARTIASYERYYREWGEVWEKQALLRATEIAGDEEVGKAFLRAIDPFRYPESGASKADIREIRRIKARVDDERLPRGADRATHTKLGRGALSDVEWTVQLLTMMHAHNHPRLHNTSTLQVLDYLDELDDPEVIRGAQARTLRTAWLAATNARNALVLVSGKRTDQLPAPGPQLAQVAGSAGYDPEDQQQFLEDYLRDTRRAHQVVEEVFWGEVPSLEFN; encoded by the coding sequence ATGGGCGTTGTAGAAGATCTCGGTTTTTCCGGCGATGACCTGGTCGCCATGCGCTCCGCCGTGGCCGGCGCCGCCGACCCGGAGCTCGCCGCGCACACCTTGTCGCGCTTGGCCGAAGCCCTCGGCGACGATGTCGCGGACCTGCGGTCGTCGCTTAGTTCCAACACGGTGCTACGCACCCGACTGTTTGCCCTGCTCGGTGGGTCGACCGCGTTGGGGGATCACTTGGTGGCGCACCCCGAGCAGTGGCGCCTGTTGGAAAAGACGCTGCCCGAGCCCGACGAGGTAATGCGCACCATGCTCGACGCTGTCGAAGCGGTGCCGGAGCCCGGCTCAACGGCGAATGAGGCGCGTACCGCCGCGGGCACCTACCGCGCTGGTGAGACGTACTTCGACGGTACGAACGCGCGCAACGCGCTGCGCTACGCGTACCGCACCCTGATCATGCGTTTCGCGGCGGCTGACCTGGCGGGCACCTTCGCATCTACGAATCGGGGCGGCGACGCCCAGCCCATGATGGGCTACCGGGCGATTACCCACATGCTGACCGTGTGCGCGGACGCCGCGCTCACGGCGGCGCTGGCGGTGGCGATGCGCGTGGTCTTCAACGACGACGAGGCGGACTGTAGCCTCGCCGTGCTGGCAATGGGCAAGTGCGGCGCCGGCGAGCTGAACTACATCTCCGATGTGGACGTCATCTTCGTCGCCGAGCCCGCGAACGCTAACGCGACCAAGCTGGCCTCGGAGTTCATCAAGCTGGGTTCGGCCTGCTTCTTCGACGTCGACGCCAACTTGCGCCCGGAGGGCAAATCCGGTGCGCTGGTGCGCACGCTGGATTCACACCTGGCCTATTACAAAAGGTGGGCGGAGACCTGGGAGTTCCAGGCGCTGCTCAAGGCCCGCCCAATGACGGGCGACATAGAGCTCGGGCAGCACTACGTCGACGCGCTCGCCCCGCTGGTGTGGGAGGCGAGCCAGCGCGAGTCGTTCGTCGATGACATTCAGGCGATGCGTCGGCGCGTGTTGGAAAATGTGCCGAAGGATATGCGCCTACGCGAGCTGAAGCTGGGCCACGGGGGGTTGCGCGACGTTGAGTTCGCGGTCCAGTTGCTGCAGCTTGTTCACGGGCGTTTCGATGAAACGCTGCGCAACCCCAACACCGTCGTCGCGCTCGAAGCTCTCACCAAGGGCGGTTACATCGGCCGCGAGGACGCGCGCCAGCTCATCGACGCCTATGGGTTCCTGCGGCTGCTCGAGCACCGTCTGCAGCTGCACCGCTTCAAACGCACGCACACACTCCCGGCCAACGACGATGATGCTGCCCGGCGCTGGCTTGCCCGCTCCGCCGGTTTCACCCCGTACCGCCAGAAAAGCGCCGTGGAGCGAATGGATGAGAAGCTACGCACGGTACGCAAATCCGTCTCTCAGCTTCACGAGAGGCTGTTCTACCGCCCGCTCCTGTCCGCCGTGGTGGACCTGTCCGTCGGCGAAGCGACGCTGTCGGCCGATACGGTCAAGGCCCAGCTCAAGGCGCTGGGCTACCGCCACCCGGCCCGCGCCTACGAGCACTTGAGTGCGCTGGTTAAGGGCAGCTCGCGCAAGGCGAAGCTGCAGGCGATTTTGCTGCCGACGCTGATGAAGTGGCTCGGCGACACCGCCGACCCGGGCGCCGGCCTGCTCAACTACCGCAAGCTCTCCGAGGCGGCGGAGGACAAAAGCTGGTTCCTGCGCATGCTTCGCGACGAGGGCGTGGTCGGCCAGCGCCTCATGCACATTCTGGGGACCTCTCCCTACATCGCGGACCTCATCATTGCGTCTCCGGACGTGGTGCAGTTGCTCGGCGACGGTGCGAGCGGGCCGAAGCTCCTCGACGTCGCTCCCGACCAGGTGTACAAGGCGATCCTCGCCGCCACGAAGCGCCATGAGGACCCGGTCCGCGCGGTGGGGATTGCGCGCTCGCTGCGCCGCGCGGACCTCGCACGCATCGCCGCCGCCGACCTGCTTGGCTTCATGGATGTGCGCCAGGTGTGCATCGAGTTGACCTGGGTGTGGGAGGCGGTGCTTGAGGCCGCGCTGCGCGCGGAAATTCGCGCTGACCTGCAGGCTTCGGGCAAGCAGGATCCGCCCGCACGCATCGCGGTGATCGGCATGGGTCGCCTCGGCGGCGCCGAGCTTGGTTACGGTTCCGACGCCGATGTGATGATCGTCGCTGAGCCTGCGGACGGGGTGGAGGAATCCGAGGCGGTGGCCTGGGCTGTTCGCATCATCGATCAGATGCGCACGCGCCTGTCCACCCCCTCGGGCGACCCGCCCCTGGAGGTGGATCTGGGCCTGCGCCCGGAGGGGCGCTCGGGGGCGGTGGCGCGCACCATCGCCTCCTACGAGCGCTACTACCGAGAGTGGGGCGAGGTGTGGGAGAAGCAAGCCCTGCTTCGCGCCACCGAGATCGCTGGTGACGAAGAGGTAGGCAAGGCATTTCTGCGCGCGATCGACCCGTTCCGCTACCCGGAGTCCGGGGCGTCGAAGGCAGACATCCGCGAAATCCGGCGCATCAAGGCGCGCGTGGACGACGAGCGCCTGCCCCGCGGCGCGGACCGCGCCACCCACACGAAGCTTGGCCGCGGCGCGCTTAGCGACGTCGAGTGGACCGTGCAGCTTCTGACGATGATGCACGCCCACAACCACCCGCGGTTGCACAACACCTCAACGCTGCAGGTGCTCGATTACCTCGACGAGCTCGACGATCCGGAGGTGATCCGCGGCGCCCAGGCCCGCACGCTGCGCACCGCGTGGCTCGCGGCGACGAACGCGCGAAACGCGCTGGTGCTGGTCTCGGGCAAGCGCACGGATCAGTTGCCCGCGCCGGGCCCGCAGCTCGCGCAGGTTGCAGGCTCCGCGGGCTACGACCCGGAGGACCAGCAGCAGTTCCTGGAGGACTACCTGCGCGATACGCGCCGGGCACACCAGGTTGTCGAAGAGGTGTTCTGGGGTGAGGTCCCGTCGCTGGAGTTCAATTAG
- a CDS encoding MFS transporter, protein MSSFHPRDRVTPRAVVIWLAAVAVYVVAVTGRTSFGVAGLAAMDRFDVDASRIALFTSVQVGVYALAQIPVGLLIDRRGPRFMLVTGALVMATGQVILGFTDSYPLAIAARVLIGAGDATAFLSALRLLSYWFPMRRTPLFTQLTSATGQLGQFLSAIPFLHLLQARGWTVAFVSLGAVGTLVALAAFVAVADSPDALVKTETTTRIPVREIVARVLRSPLCWEAFTIHGLGMFFMINFALLWGMPLMIQGMGLSAAQAGTVLTAFTVTTMLGGPCLAPLSGRTGENRDLAAALVASLHCVAWIIFFASPTSRGFGALIVLAVIMGLATPVSNFGFDTIREEMPRSIVASGTGLGNMGGFFTGMISAQLIGLLLDAAAPEGNYTWGDFRYAWVAAFILWGMLLAGLFTSRYYVVRGRRAR, encoded by the coding sequence ATGTCCTCTTTCCACCCCCGTGACCGCGTAACCCCCCGAGCTGTAGTGATCTGGCTTGCGGCGGTGGCCGTCTACGTCGTGGCGGTGACGGGGCGAACCTCCTTCGGGGTGGCGGGGCTCGCCGCAATGGACCGCTTCGACGTCGACGCCTCGCGCATCGCATTGTTTACTTCCGTGCAGGTCGGCGTGTACGCGCTGGCGCAGATCCCGGTGGGACTACTCATCGACCGCCGCGGCCCGCGATTCATGCTCGTGACAGGAGCGCTGGTCATGGCCACCGGCCAGGTCATCCTCGGATTCACTGACTCCTACCCGCTGGCCATTGCCGCGCGCGTGCTCATCGGCGCGGGCGACGCCACCGCGTTCCTCTCCGCGCTGCGCCTGTTGTCCTACTGGTTTCCGATGCGCCGCACGCCGCTGTTTACGCAACTGACCTCGGCAACCGGCCAACTCGGACAATTCCTGTCGGCGATCCCGTTTCTCCACCTGCTTCAAGCCCGGGGCTGGACGGTTGCCTTTGTCTCACTCGGCGCGGTGGGGACACTCGTCGCGCTCGCGGCGTTTGTCGCCGTGGCGGATTCGCCCGACGCGCTGGTGAAAACAGAGACGACAACGCGAATTCCGGTGCGCGAGATCGTCGCTCGCGTGTTGCGTTCGCCACTGTGCTGGGAGGCGTTCACCATCCACGGCCTGGGCATGTTCTTCATGATCAACTTCGCACTGCTCTGGGGCATGCCGCTGATGATCCAGGGCATGGGCTTAAGCGCCGCCCAGGCGGGGACGGTGCTGACGGCGTTTACGGTGACCACGATGCTCGGCGGGCCGTGCCTCGCACCACTGTCGGGGCGCACGGGCGAAAACCGCGACCTCGCCGCAGCGCTGGTCGCATCGCTGCACTGCGTCGCCTGGATCATCTTCTTCGCCTCCCCCACTTCCCGCGGCTTCGGTGCGCTCATCGTGCTCGCCGTGATTATGGGCCTGGCCACGCCGGTGTCGAACTTCGGGTTCGACACCATCCGCGAGGAAATGCCGCGCAGCATCGTCGCCTCCGGCACGGGCCTGGGCAACATGGGAGGCTTTTTCACCGGCATGATTTCCGCGCAACTCATCGGCCTGCTTCTCGACGCCGCAGCGCCCGAAGGCAACTACACCTGGGGCGACTTCCGCTACGCCTGGGTTGCCGCATTCATCCTCTGGGGCATGCTGCTCGCCGGGTTGTTCACCTCGCGTTACTACGTGGTCCGTGGCAGGCGCGCGCGGTAG
- the thrC gene encoding threonine synthase: MDYISTRDSKVAAAKFTDILLMGLAPDGGLYLPAVYPRITPDLLDAWRTLLDAQGYAALAAEVVKLFVDDIPPAQIEEITARAYRTPVFSTEEIVPVTKLDEALYIAHLSEGPTAAFKDIAMQLLGELFEYELARRGEELNILGATSGDTGSSAEHAMRGRDNIRVFMLTPAGRMTAFQQAQMFGLDDPNIFNIALDGVFDDCQDVVKEVSADAAFKAKYRIGAVNSINWARLVAQTVYYISTYLRVTESNDEQLSFCVPTGNFGDICAGHVVKQMGLPIDKLIVATNENDVLHDFFSGGNYRPRSAAETHATSSPSMDISRASNFERFIFDATGRNAAVTAELFAVKAKQGGFSADDLGDPECMERIREDFGFLSGTSTHADRVATIKAVHEKYDYLIDPHTADGMFVARGVAQQVDTPIVVLETALPVKFSETITEALGFAPDVPERFAHILDAERHVVDLPNDADKVKDYIIDSIQSTDV; encoded by the coding sequence GTGGATTACATTTCAACGCGCGATTCCAAGGTCGCGGCCGCCAAGTTCACCGACATCCTCTTGATGGGCCTCGCCCCCGACGGTGGTCTTTATCTTCCGGCCGTCTACCCGCGCATTACGCCCGATCTTCTCGACGCGTGGCGCACGCTTCTCGACGCCCAAGGCTACGCAGCCCTCGCCGCCGAGGTGGTTAAGCTCTTCGTCGACGACATCCCGCCGGCGCAGATCGAGGAGATCACCGCGCGTGCCTACCGCACCCCGGTGTTTTCCACCGAGGAGATCGTCCCGGTAACAAAGCTCGACGAAGCTCTCTACATCGCGCACTTGTCCGAAGGGCCAACCGCGGCGTTCAAGGACATCGCGATGCAGTTGCTCGGCGAGCTGTTCGAGTACGAGCTGGCCCGCCGCGGCGAGGAGCTCAACATCCTCGGCGCCACCTCAGGCGACACCGGATCTTCCGCTGAGCACGCAATGCGTGGGCGCGACAACATCCGCGTGTTTATGCTGACCCCAGCCGGGCGCATGACCGCGTTCCAGCAGGCACAAATGTTCGGCCTTGACGATCCCAACATCTTCAACATCGCCCTCGATGGTGTCTTCGACGACTGCCAGGACGTGGTCAAGGAGGTGTCCGCGGACGCGGCGTTTAAGGCTAAGTACCGCATTGGAGCAGTCAACTCCATTAACTGGGCGCGGCTTGTGGCCCAGACGGTGTACTACATTTCCACTTACCTGCGCGTCACCGAGTCCAACGACGAGCAGCTTTCCTTCTGCGTGCCCACCGGCAACTTCGGTGACATCTGTGCAGGCCATGTGGTCAAGCAGATGGGGCTGCCGATTGACAAGCTTATCGTGGCCACCAACGAAAACGACGTGCTGCACGACTTTTTCTCCGGCGGCAACTACCGCCCGCGCTCGGCGGCCGAGACCCATGCAACCTCTAGTCCGTCGATGGACATCTCGCGAGCCTCGAACTTCGAGCGTTTCATTTTCGATGCCACCGGGCGCAACGCCGCCGTGACCGCGGAGCTGTTCGCAGTGAAAGCGAAGCAGGGCGGCTTCTCCGCGGACGATCTCGGTGACCCAGAGTGCATGGAGCGCATCCGCGAGGACTTTGGTTTTCTTTCAGGCACGTCCACCCACGCCGACAGGGTGGCCACGATCAAGGCTGTCCACGAGAAGTACGACTACCTGATCGACCCGCACACCGCTGACGGCATGTTTGTCGCGCGAGGTGTCGCGCAGCAGGTTGATACCCCGATCGTGGTGTTGGAGACTGCGCTGCCGGTGAAGTTCTCGGAGACGATCACCGAGGCGCTGGGCTTCGCCCCGGATGTGCCTGAGAGGTTCGCACACATCTTGGATGCCGAGCGCCACGTTGTGGACCTGCCCAACGATGCCGATAAGGTGAAGGACTACATTATCGACTCGATCCAGAGCACGGACGTTTAG
- a CDS encoding trypsin-like serine protease yields the protein MSSPNPQSARHAAPVRGVGIGAWTTILVITLFTVAMIVWAGINASQFPTATIQQRQALEAVQTPGDNAGAPPAAPAEVAPGEVVNVVRMPSFALWAPGTLIQSTDHYPRPGEAFTAQSCTVAFSFSNAEGRNFAVTAGHCGREGDLVWPTNATTAQDYATEVGHFIYSGLYSEGAPDIDVAVIEITDPQRYMSLVGDPIETGIAQDLATPPGYICKTGGTTGYTCGQFQETGRVQIITTDSDVTRETKGDIAAVCAAKGDSGGPVFQDVNGRATIIGVVSGTEAGRSAEECYEGMDNPRLMSYSNVDQTMQVINAVVPDALWEIRSV from the coding sequence GTGAGCAGTCCTAATCCGCAATCGGCGCGGCACGCGGCCCCCGTGCGGGGCGTCGGGATTGGAGCTTGGACGACGATCCTGGTCATCACCCTGTTCACGGTTGCGATGATCGTGTGGGCGGGGATCAACGCGTCGCAGTTTCCGACCGCCACCATCCAACAGCGCCAGGCGCTCGAGGCCGTGCAGACCCCGGGCGACAACGCCGGCGCCCCGCCAGCGGCCCCGGCGGAGGTCGCTCCGGGCGAGGTGGTCAACGTCGTTCGCATGCCCAGCTTCGCCCTGTGGGCGCCGGGCACGCTGATCCAATCCACGGATCACTACCCGCGCCCCGGCGAGGCCTTTACCGCGCAGTCGTGCACCGTCGCGTTTTCTTTCAGCAACGCCGAGGGCCGGAACTTCGCCGTCACGGCTGGCCACTGCGGTCGCGAGGGGGATCTGGTGTGGCCGACAAACGCGACCACGGCGCAGGACTACGCGACCGAGGTGGGCCACTTCATTTACTCGGGCCTCTACAGCGAGGGCGCGCCGGATATTGACGTTGCCGTGATCGAGATCACGGACCCGCAGCGGTACATGTCGCTGGTGGGCGACCCGATCGAGACCGGGATCGCGCAAGATTTGGCTACCCCGCCGGGCTACATCTGCAAAACGGGAGGCACCACCGGTTACACCTGTGGGCAGTTCCAGGAGACGGGCCGCGTGCAGATCATCACGACCGATTCCGATGTCACCCGCGAGACAAAGGGCGATATCGCCGCGGTCTGCGCAGCCAAGGGGGATTCAGGCGGGCCGGTGTTCCAGGACGTCAACGGGCGCGCCACCATCATCGGCGTCGTTTCCGGCACCGAGGCAGGCCGTTCAGCGGAGGAGTGCTACGAGGGGATGGACAACCCGAGGCTGATGTCGTACTCGAACGTGGATCAGACGATGCAGGTCATCAACGCGGTTGTGCCGGACGCGTTGTGGGAGATTCGCAGCGTCTAA